The Dehalococcoidia bacterium DNA window CCCCTTTCTGGACAGGCTCGAAGGCCGGTAGGCGTTTCTCCGAAGGCGAGAGTTAACATGGAGGCGTGGAGCCTCGTGACCTTGGACTTCTGATTGCGGCCGTCGGCCTCACGGCCTTCGTCATCGGACTCGCGATGGCGTGGGGCCTCCTCGGCTGGTTCGGCCGCCTTCCCGGTGACATCCGCATCGAAGGCGAGAGCGTGAAGGTCTATATACCGGTCGCATC harbors:
- a CDS encoding DUF2905 domain-containing protein, which codes for MEPRDLGLLIAAVGLTAFVIGLAMAWGLLGWFGRLPGDIRIEGESVKVYIPVASMILVSGALTLALALARRIF